One genomic segment of Chitinophaga sancti includes these proteins:
- a CDS encoding IPExxxVDY family protein, whose product MSVLKLKLDQDQLVEDFFESTHLIGIVSSARDYQVCWQVNRDLHYDFRVNNSLEINLTKNQRSFYFSVFEFEEPTKSAAHYFYNNHCQAEFLLPELKNVDYLWLIKGDYYQLQDVKKLIGQLRHVEPVQLVSLLDIRKLENKMNLIF is encoded by the coding sequence ATGTCAGTACTCAAATTAAAACTGGATCAGGACCAATTAGTGGAAGACTTCTTCGAGTCGACCCATCTGATTGGCATCGTGTCTTCTGCGCGGGATTATCAGGTGTGCTGGCAGGTAAATCGGGATCTGCACTACGACTTCAGGGTTAACAATTCTCTGGAGATCAACCTGACTAAAAATCAGCGGTCGTTTTACTTCAGTGTGTTTGAATTTGAAGAACCGACCAAATCAGCGGCACATTATTTCTATAATAATCACTGCCAGGCAGAATTCCTACTCCCTGAGCTAAAAAATGTAGATTATCTCTGGTTGATTAAAGGAGATTACTACCAGCTGCAGGATGTCAAAAAATTAATCGGGCAGTTACGTCATGTGGAGCCAGTACAATTAGTATCTTTATTGGATATTAGAAAGCTCGAAAACAAGATGAACCTCATCTTTTAA
- the trmB gene encoding tRNA (guanosine(46)-N7)-methyltransferase TrmB, whose product MGQKKLQRFAEIETFPNVLIYPEGMPGQWQSFYKNTNPLTLELACGKGDYTIGLARRFPERNFLGVDLKGNRIWRGAKTGIDENIDNAAFLRTQIDKLNNYFVPGEISEIWITFPDPFLRQSKSKKRLTHPKFLQLYQPLLAPGGTINLKTDSPELYAFTQEVIEHSGCTLIEDIPDIYALGEVPALLQIQTYYEKMHLENGRTIRYLKFRLPEQPIDWKSIKLPSDAAPAEGGN is encoded by the coding sequence ATGGGACAAAAAAAATTACAACGTTTCGCCGAAATTGAGACATTCCCGAATGTACTGATCTATCCGGAAGGCATGCCGGGCCAATGGCAGTCATTCTATAAGAATACCAATCCCCTGACACTGGAACTTGCCTGTGGCAAGGGAGATTATACTATTGGGCTCGCCAGACGCTTCCCTGAAAGGAACTTCCTGGGCGTAGACCTGAAAGGTAACCGCATATGGAGAGGTGCTAAGACCGGAATTGATGAGAATATAGATAACGCCGCCTTCCTCCGTACACAGATCGATAAGCTCAACAATTATTTCGTACCGGGAGAAATCAGTGAAATCTGGATCACCTTCCCGGATCCATTTCTTCGTCAGTCCAAATCAAAGAAAAGACTGACCCATCCTAAGTTTTTACAATTATATCAACCACTCCTGGCGCCAGGTGGCACCATCAATCTGAAAACGGACTCCCCGGAGCTGTATGCCTTTACCCAGGAAGTGATCGAACATAGTGGATGTACTTTAATAGAAGACATTCCCGATATTTATGCTTTAGGTGAAGTACCTGCCCTTTTACAGATTCAGACGTATTACGAAAAAATGCACCTGGAGAACGGCAGAACTATCCGCTATCTCAAATTCAGACTACCGGAACAACCGATTGACTGGAAGTCTATAAAATTACCATCTGATGCAGCCCCAGCTGAAGGAGGGAATTGA
- a CDS encoding DUF5522 domain-containing protein — translation MQPQLKEGIDFYYNENGYVVLTAAFLLKRGYCCGNGCMHCPYDYEKVPEPRRSDLLAARKLNNKEKG, via the coding sequence ATGCAGCCCCAGCTGAAGGAGGGAATTGATTTTTACTATAATGAAAACGGGTATGTAGTACTCACAGCAGCTTTTCTACTAAAGAGAGGATATTGCTGCGGCAATGGATGCATGCACTGCCCTTACGATTACGAAAAAGTACCGGAACCCCGCAGAAGTGATCTGCTCGCTGCCCGGAAGTTAAATAATAAAGAAAAAGGCTGA
- a CDS encoding SDR family oxidoreductase — protein sequence MDQLAALHPIGRLGQPEEVAELVLFLGSPAASFMTGSYDQVGGWLLSRTIKKSRNLKLRPIFIIPFPSCPFLLLSIIPGRKQYVYCGEAGISASWFHQ from the coding sequence ATCGATCAGCTGGCAGCTTTACACCCTATAGGCCGGTTAGGTCAACCTGAAGAAGTTGCGGAACTGGTGCTATTCCTGGGTAGCCCCGCCGCATCATTCATGACAGGATCTTATGATCAGGTAGGTGGATGGCTGTTATCTCGCACGATAAAAAAAAGCCGCAATTTAAAGCTGCGGCCTATTTTTATAATTCCTTTCCCCAGTTGTCCATTTCTTCTTCTGTCCATAATTCCGGGAAGAAAACAATACGTTTATTGCGGGGAGGCAGGTATTTCTGCCAGTTGGTTCCACCAGTAG
- the rho gene encoding transcription termination factor Rho: MLVPELLDIAEKLDVPNAKKLSKQDLIYKILDKQAVMASEGNPANGEEKKTRKRKSTKKEDEHEEPVAEAASDEKPKRGRKPGALNKAKEVEEPKASETKPKKKDFDIDLDSIPSLTFDDDDDEIIPQFTEDEEDEEEEVITNTKAPVAAPAKKVVVEEDEEDDEEEEDDDDDFVMPEEPIVPQKQRFNNKQKEPAFNIEFDGIILSEGVLEMMPDGYGFLRSSDYNYLSSPDDIYVSPSQIKLFGLKTGDTVKGSVRPPKEGEKYFALLKVETINGKSPEEVRDRVPFDYLTPLFPFEKLRLTTTSNNYSTRIMDMFTPIGKGQRGLIVAQPKVGKTMLLKEVANAIATNHPEVYLMVVLIDERPEEVTDMERSVKAEVIASTFDEPAEKHVKVSAIALQKAKRLVECGHDVVILLDSITRLARAHNTVAPASGKVLSGGVEANAMQKPKQFFGAARKIENGGSLTILATALIDTGSKMDEVIFEEFKGTGNMELQLDRKLANRRIFPAIDVSASSTRRDDLLLDKDHLKRLHILRNHLADMNTEESMHFMLQHMRGTKNNDEFLISMNG, encoded by the coding sequence ATGCTCGTTCCTGAGCTGCTTGACATTGCAGAGAAACTGGATGTGCCAAACGCCAAAAAACTGAGCAAACAGGATCTTATCTACAAAATTCTCGACAAGCAGGCAGTAATGGCCTCAGAAGGTAACCCGGCCAATGGAGAAGAAAAGAAGACACGTAAACGGAAATCAACAAAAAAAGAAGACGAACACGAAGAACCAGTAGCAGAAGCCGCATCAGATGAAAAACCAAAACGCGGTAGAAAACCTGGAGCACTCAATAAAGCTAAAGAAGTTGAAGAACCTAAGGCATCCGAAACCAAACCCAAAAAGAAAGACTTCGATATAGATCTGGATAGTATTCCTTCCCTTACATTTGACGACGACGACGATGAAATCATCCCTCAGTTTACTGAAGACGAAGAGGATGAAGAGGAAGAAGTAATTACTAATACCAAGGCGCCTGTTGCTGCTCCTGCAAAAAAAGTAGTAGTAGAAGAGGATGAAGAAGACGATGAGGAAGAAGAGGATGACGACGACGACTTCGTAATGCCGGAAGAGCCTATCGTGCCGCAGAAACAACGTTTCAACAACAAGCAGAAAGAACCTGCTTTCAATATAGAATTTGATGGTATTATCCTCAGCGAAGGGGTACTGGAAATGATGCCTGATGGCTATGGTTTCCTCCGCTCATCTGATTATAACTACCTCAGCTCTCCTGATGATATTTACGTGTCTCCTTCCCAGATCAAATTATTCGGTCTCAAGACAGGCGATACCGTTAAAGGTTCCGTTAGACCTCCGAAAGAAGGTGAGAAATACTTCGCTCTCCTGAAAGTAGAAACGATCAATGGTAAATCACCTGAAGAAGTACGTGACCGCGTACCATTCGATTACCTGACACCTCTGTTTCCTTTCGAGAAATTAAGACTAACTACTACTTCTAATAACTACTCTACCCGCATCATGGACATGTTTACCCCTATAGGTAAAGGTCAGCGTGGTCTGATCGTAGCACAGCCTAAGGTGGGTAAAACCATGTTGCTGAAAGAAGTAGCAAATGCAATCGCAACGAACCACCCTGAAGTTTATCTGATGGTAGTGCTCATCGATGAGCGTCCGGAAGAGGTAACCGATATGGAACGTAGCGTAAAAGCAGAAGTCATCGCTTCTACTTTCGATGAACCAGCTGAAAAGCACGTGAAAGTTTCTGCCATCGCACTGCAAAAAGCAAAACGCCTGGTAGAATGCGGACATGATGTAGTGATCCTGTTGGATTCCATCACCCGCCTCGCCCGTGCGCACAACACCGTAGCTCCTGCTTCAGGTAAAGTACTGAGTGGTGGTGTGGAAGCAAACGCTATGCAGAAACCAAAACAATTCTTCGGTGCAGCCCGTAAGATCGAAAATGGTGGTTCACTGACCATCCTTGCAACTGCACTGATCGATACTGGTTCTAAAATGGACGAAGTGATCTTCGAAGAATTCAAAGGTACCGGTAACATGGAATTACAACTGGATCGTAAACTGGCGAACAGACGTATCTTCCCTGCTATCGACGTATCAGCTTCCTCTACCCGCCGTGATGATCTGCTCCTCGATAAGGATCATCTGAAACGCCTTCACATTCTCCGCAATCACCTCGCGGATATGAATACAGAAGAATCCATGCACTTCATGTTACAGCACATGAGGGGGACTAAAAATAATGATGAGTTCCTGATCTCTATGAACGGATAA
- a CDS encoding tryptophan 2,3-dioxygenase family protein: MVTTEITDKIKRLEEKYAAMGQDLSSYLDGLLYADYLTYWDYIQLDVLLNLQHPRTPIPDENIFIIYHQITELYFKLALQAIEQISFAPTLTVAVFQTQLKRINNYFRNLINSFEIMVDGMDKDQFLQFRMALLPASGFQSGQFRKIEICSTNLVNLVYQPQRADLKETELDQVLEKIYWRSGATELSTGKKTLTLRQFELKYMNEFLQLATRYKDNNIQAQYRRLSPQDQQELIPLLKEYDTNINVRWPLMHYKSAVRYLNRKPEDIAATGGTNWQKYLPPRNKRIVFFPELWTEEEMDNWGKEL; encoded by the coding sequence ATGGTTACAACAGAAATTACTGACAAGATCAAGCGTCTTGAAGAGAAGTATGCTGCTATGGGCCAGGACCTGTCTTCCTATCTGGATGGGCTGCTCTATGCAGATTACCTCACCTATTGGGATTATATCCAGCTCGACGTTCTACTTAACCTTCAGCATCCCCGTACCCCCATTCCGGATGAGAACATCTTTATCATTTATCACCAGATCACTGAATTGTATTTCAAACTCGCGCTCCAGGCTATTGAGCAAATCAGCTTTGCACCAACGCTCACTGTAGCAGTTTTTCAGACACAACTCAAAAGGATCAACAATTACTTTCGTAACCTGATCAACTCTTTTGAGATCATGGTAGATGGTATGGACAAAGATCAGTTCCTGCAGTTCCGAATGGCCCTGTTACCGGCTTCCGGTTTCCAGAGTGGCCAATTCAGAAAAATTGAAATCTGCTCCACAAACCTGGTCAACCTGGTCTATCAACCACAGCGCGCGGACCTAAAAGAGACTGAGCTGGATCAGGTACTGGAAAAGATCTACTGGCGAAGTGGGGCTACTGAATTGTCTACAGGTAAGAAAACTCTTACTCTCCGGCAGTTTGAGTTGAAGTACATGAACGAGTTCCTGCAACTGGCCACTCGTTACAAGGATAATAACATACAGGCGCAGTATCGCCGGTTGTCTCCGCAAGACCAGCAGGAGCTCATACCGCTGTTGAAGGAGTATGATACGAATATCAATGTACGCTGGCCACTCATGCACTATAAATCAGCTGTTCGCTATCTGAACCGCAAGCCGGAAGATATAGCTGCTACTGGTGGAACCAACTGGCAGAAATACCTGCCTCCCCGCAATAAACGTATTGTTTTCTTCCCGGAATTATGGACAGAAGAAGAAATGGACAACTGGGGAAAGGAATTATAA
- a CDS encoding histidine kinase, whose amino-acid sequence MIRIYFLLLLFCYSNKTLGSLTAKDTLAADFDNLPTALDLRPWLMSMEDLGEQVTPQQIPILHFNHNVSLFHDSKKNNGKGHDCWLRLSVKNTGSEDSVLALFTGWHDHMYWYVQEGQQLQLLVQTGMMQDRDNIRRWEHYAFPVNVPPGKTRTFYLHINNQFFNENPLMPVLYDAMQYNNFRNATLAHFRKEEAMIFMLLGMLLVCLTIAIINYIQLPDRSYLYFAAYMLGLILFFALRLDSKPYQLSVFYNWPMLKYYWDVPALLFCFYLMYLAFGKSFLNLQERYPFMERLFNIFASCIGGIIIICFYCIARGLYQVPGMIYSYVYLATLLPLLAVFAALAKRSRHHPLVRFFLFGSLCFYMASFGSFLMLIRPLGLISALGELSAPSLLIIVGVLLQSMFFLAGLSYRNKLVHHERTRTQELLIKQLNKNKELQHKLNEQLEELVKEQTTEILRKKQELEEQRKIHLETEYDKKLTEIELKAIRAQINPHFIFNCLNSIQLFVMQRDYEYAQKYLSDFSYLIRKTLDFSRRNFISLADEIAYLNTYLGLEKMRFENKMEYELQVDPLIATAELEIPAMLLQPYVENAVKYGMTNSRDHIGHLLIQFNQVAPDMLECLIEDNGIGINRSKSMRTLPKHHQSSGMEISSNRAELLNKMYNTGIHIDIIDKSDKNSLESGTIVRILIPQL is encoded by the coding sequence GTGATTCGGATCTATTTCTTATTACTGTTGTTTTGTTACTCCAATAAAACCCTGGGCAGCTTAACAGCAAAAGACACACTGGCAGCAGATTTTGATAATCTTCCGACAGCTCTGGATCTGCGGCCCTGGTTGATGAGCATGGAAGATTTGGGGGAGCAGGTAACACCACAACAGATACCTATTTTGCATTTCAACCACAACGTTTCCCTTTTCCACGACTCAAAAAAGAACAATGGAAAAGGCCACGATTGCTGGCTTCGTCTATCTGTAAAAAATACCGGTAGTGAAGATTCTGTATTGGCTCTCTTTACAGGGTGGCATGACCATATGTACTGGTACGTGCAGGAAGGCCAGCAACTACAATTGCTGGTTCAGACTGGTATGATGCAGGACAGAGACAACATTCGCCGCTGGGAACATTATGCTTTTCCTGTGAATGTGCCACCCGGAAAAACACGTACTTTCTATTTACATATCAATAACCAGTTTTTTAACGAGAACCCACTCATGCCAGTATTGTACGACGCCATGCAATACAATAACTTCCGGAATGCTACTTTGGCGCACTTCCGTAAAGAAGAAGCCATGATCTTTATGCTGCTGGGCATGTTGCTGGTATGTCTTACAATTGCAATCATCAATTATATTCAATTACCGGATCGCTCGTATCTGTACTTTGCTGCATACATGCTTGGGTTGATTTTATTTTTTGCCCTGCGGCTGGATAGTAAACCCTATCAGCTATCCGTGTTTTACAACTGGCCAATGTTGAAATATTACTGGGATGTGCCGGCACTATTATTCTGTTTTTATCTTATGTACCTGGCCTTCGGGAAATCCTTCCTCAACCTGCAGGAGCGGTATCCCTTTATGGAAAGGTTGTTCAATATATTTGCCTCCTGCATTGGTGGTATTATTATCATTTGTTTTTACTGTATCGCCAGGGGATTGTACCAGGTGCCGGGCATGATCTACAGCTATGTATATCTCGCCACCCTCCTTCCTTTGCTGGCGGTATTCGCAGCACTGGCCAAGCGATCCCGCCATCATCCACTGGTACGTTTTTTTCTCTTTGGATCACTCTGTTTTTATATGGCCAGCTTTGGCTCCTTTCTCATGCTGATACGTCCTCTGGGACTGATCAGTGCACTGGGAGAACTGTCTGCCCCTTCGTTGCTCATCATTGTCGGGGTATTGCTGCAATCTATGTTTTTCCTGGCAGGCCTCAGTTATCGCAATAAACTAGTGCACCATGAAAGAACCCGTACACAGGAGCTGCTGATCAAACAACTGAATAAAAACAAAGAACTTCAGCATAAACTGAATGAGCAACTGGAAGAACTTGTAAAAGAACAGACGACAGAAATTCTCCGCAAGAAACAGGAGCTGGAAGAACAACGAAAAATACACCTGGAAACAGAGTACGATAAAAAACTAACAGAGATAGAACTGAAGGCCATCCGCGCGCAGATCAATCCACACTTTATTTTCAATTGTCTTAATTCCATTCAGCTGTTTGTCATGCAGCGGGATTATGAATATGCACAGAAGTATTTGTCTGATTTCTCTTACCTGATCAGGAAAACATTAGATTTCTCAAGACGCAATTTCATATCATTAGCAGATGAAATCGCGTATCTGAATACTTACCTGGGTCTTGAAAAGATGCGGTTTGAAAATAAGATGGAATATGAGCTGCAGGTAGATCCGCTCATTGCCACCGCGGAACTGGAAATACCTGCTATGCTGCTACAACCATATGTAGAAAATGCGGTAAAATATGGAATGACGAATTCCCGTGACCATATCGGACACCTGTTGATACAGTTTAACCAGGTAGCGCCGGATATGCTGGAATGCCTGATTGAAGACAATGGTATTGGTATAAACAGGTCTAAGTCTATGCGTACATTACCGAAGCATCATCAGTCGTCCGGCATGGAGATCAGCTCTAACCGTGCAGAGTTGCTTAACAAGATGTACAACACGGGAATTCACATAGACATCATTGATAAATCGGATAAAAATTCTTTGGAAAGTGGTACTATTGTGCGGATACTTATTCCCCAATTGTAG
- a CDS encoding Lrp/AsnC ligand binding domain-containing protein, translated as MSHNLNIDKLDLQIISEMMHNAEISYADLGKKLFVSGGTIHVRMKKLQELGIVKGTKLHVDLKMIGYDVIAFIGIYLEKSSMYDTVAKELRKIPEMVRLNYTTGSYSMFAEIICKDITQLRRILHDELQKIKGIERTETLISLEESFYRTINVVE; from the coding sequence ATGAGCCACAATTTGAATATTGACAAACTCGATTTGCAGATCATCAGTGAAATGATGCATAATGCAGAAATCTCCTACGCTGACCTCGGAAAGAAGCTTTTCGTTTCCGGTGGCACGATCCACGTTAGAATGAAGAAGCTACAAGAACTGGGTATCGTTAAAGGTACAAAATTACACGTAGATTTAAAAATGATCGGCTACGACGTAATTGCTTTTATCGGTATTTACCTTGAAAAAAGCTCCATGTACGACACTGTGGCTAAGGAATTGCGTAAGATACCTGAAATGGTACGCTTGAACTATACAACTGGTAGCTATAGCATGTTTGCAGAGATAATCTGTAAAGACATTACACAACTTCGCCGCATACTTCACGATGAATTACAGAAGATCAAAGGCATTGAACGCACCGAAACATTAATTTCTCTGGAAGAAAGCTTTTATAGAACGATCAACGTTGTGGAATAG
- a CDS encoding 4a-hydroxytetrahydrobiopterin dehydratase, translating into MWQEKNNQLYRAFTFKDFKEAFSFMTKVALIAEKMDHHPNWNNVYNKVEIYLNTHDAGDTITDKDHALAKAIDSCL; encoded by the coding sequence ATGTGGCAAGAGAAAAACAATCAACTATATCGTGCCTTTACATTCAAAGACTTTAAAGAAGCATTCTCATTTATGACTAAAGTAGCACTGATAGCTGAAAAAATGGATCATCACCCCAATTGGAATAACGTCTATAATAAGGTGGAGATTTATCTGAACACGCACGATGCCGGGGACACCATCACCGACAAAGACCATGCGCTGGCAAAAGCTATTGATAGTTGCCTATAA
- a CDS encoding LytR/AlgR family response regulator transcription factor: MIKAVIIDDERNSRDIISLMLEKYCPQVEIVATASDCADGIATIREFQPELVFLDLEMPDGTGFDVLLGTQNVPPFEAVFVTAFEKKFLHAIRFSEVEIILKPIDRESLTTAITIIGARLAAGKSKDRYKVLLANFNKGRNTSLELVLPQSEGDDTTITLSTITYLEALGDKTLFYLDDHHQVQANRPFRYYADLFSTLRFYQVNNLQMAQMSQISHVSTEGGNVVMRNGVTLEVAERRKKDLLLHLKQFK, from the coding sequence ATGATAAAGGCCGTAATTATAGATGACGAGCGCAATAGCCGGGACATCATTTCCCTGATGCTGGAAAAGTATTGTCCTCAGGTAGAAATTGTAGCTACTGCTTCTGACTGTGCTGATGGTATAGCTACAATCCGGGAATTCCAGCCCGAGTTGGTTTTCCTCGACCTTGAAATGCCTGATGGAACCGGGTTTGATGTATTACTGGGCACACAGAACGTACCGCCGTTTGAAGCGGTGTTTGTCACTGCATTTGAAAAAAAATTCCTGCATGCGATCCGTTTCAGCGAAGTGGAAATTATTTTAAAACCAATAGATCGGGAAAGTCTCACAACAGCCATTACCATTATCGGTGCAAGGCTGGCAGCGGGAAAAAGTAAAGACAGATACAAAGTACTGCTGGCTAATTTTAACAAGGGTCGGAATACAAGTCTGGAACTGGTATTGCCACAGTCAGAAGGAGATGATACCACCATCACTTTATCTACCATTACTTACCTGGAAGCACTGGGCGATAAAACATTGTTTTACCTGGACGATCATCACCAGGTACAGGCGAACAGGCCATTCCGATACTATGCAGATCTATTCAGTACCTTAAGATTTTACCAGGTCAATAATCTACAGATGGCGCAGATGAGTCAGATCAGCCATGTAAGTACAGAAGGAGGAAATGTAGTGATGAGAAATGGTGTGACACTGGAAGTAGCAGAACGACGAAAAAAAGATCTACTCTTACACTTAAAACAGTTTAAATAA